The genomic stretch tatttttagtcttTATGAAATTACATatcttaaataataatttaaaattaaatataaaatttatcacTCCAATACTTAATCTATATTCTATCAAAATATTATAAGTGACAAATTCATGTTGATTTTTCATTAAAATGATATTGtctcaattttaatataaattttaatttcaaattagttcactttttgtaaatattaaaaGTGATATTCTAAAAATATGCCATTGTAGTTGctcttaattttaatttttaaaataaataacttcataacatgatattaaaattttgataatttaaaattttagaattatatTGTTGTTATtctaaaagaaaagaattgtaTAAACAAAAATGTCTATACAAAAATTTATGCAAATCCATAAAAAGAATTTGTGAGAGAATAGTgtgataaatatataattatttatgtatctcattctatcaatttaaattttttaggataaatgattttatgatatttaatctatttttattttaatttttacaaaataataTCTATGAATAATGAATTATAATCCCTTTTTTTCTATCTTATAATTTTGATATTGTCATTgtgaatatattttaaaatatgtgtttaattctttgaaaaaaattcaagtaagaaataaaaaatgtatGGGACGGGAATAAAGATGCATAAGATGAAGATGTTAGGTTTATGTAAAATGTACTTTATATGGAacataaaatttagaaatagaagGTGATCATGAGATGAAAATAACATGTGTATATAAAAAATCAGtgactaaattaattattgttatgtatttgtatatatacatattttatttcttatatttttaatgtatatttatattttaatataaattttataccaataatttatttaagaatttatttttatatatatctaatatgaTTTTACATAATGcactaacaaaataaaagatgacATTATTAGACACAAGAATTTGACGATGTAAATAAAGTTCTTTTCCAACACTAAAATTCAGCCTTTAATAAactatgaaaaaaattttaaatatgtcAAGAATATTCGGGAGTAgattctttcaatttttttttaataattgaggGTAATTGAaggagtaaagtgtgatctctcaccaaTAATTTTATAAGTGAGACTAAGAAAAAACATGAGAAAGAGagcaataaaaaataaaaaattatattttattctcttaattttttttaacaattcaAAAAATCCATTTTCTTAATGTTCTAATAGTAgtgatttattttaatttatattatatatattataattaagataaaggattaaaattactaaaacaCTGTTATTTTTTAGAATGCCTAAAATTTTGCCTAAATTAAATACACACGCAGCTTTCTTATTCGTTTGATTACATGAgttgataaaaaaatagaattatgcTACCTATACACCAAATCAGCTACCAAAGTCAGtcactagtataaaatatatattgaaatataaatatacattataaatatattaataaccaTCCGATACTAAAGATAACCATCCGGATACCAAGAATAATAAAtatctcaataaaaaattaaactgattttagggttcaccaaggatcgaactcttAACCTTTCGAATCTAGAATTCTAATACCATATctgaaaccactcatcccaaaagcgtaacctgacaggacaatgtaacactaatggtcatatctctaataattcttaaacctccattgtacacattgtaggcttaggccattggctccctatactttctcttttgtaaaaaataatatactaaaataataatttggaGTGTTAATAAATGTTGATTTTTTGTTTGTGGTGCGAGCAGCTTACAAATTAAATAACGTCAAGTGTTGCTGCATCATTTGCAATGGCAGAGGATGCAAAGGTGGCAAGGGAAGCAAAGCTTGCCCAACTACTCAATCAAACATTTGATcataataatcaaattttttcaactCCCAAGATACAAAGAGTTCCTCTTTTTTGGCGTCAAAAAACTAGTTTCTACGAGTATTGCATACCAAAAATGATATCATTTGGTCCCATTCATCATCGCAACGAAAATCTAAAGCAACAAGGTCAACACTTGAAATCTCAATGGGCATCTCTCTACATTGAAGAATACAGTAAAGAAGTAGGTCCTTGTAATGGTAACAAGCAAGAAGCAGCAAACTATTTGTATGGAGTTGTAGGATATAACATTGGGGAACTGAAGGAGCTGTTTGCTGAGGATGTAATTGAAGAGTATAGTGATGAAGAACTGATTTGGATGCTGTTTGAGGATGGATGCTCTTTGCTCTATTACATGGACCACGTTAATGCTCAACATCCAGAAGAACTGAATCTAAAGTTTGATCAACTGATGTATATTGGCAGAGATATTCCATTGCTGGAAAACCAACTTCCAATCAAACTTCTGCAGTTGCTGAGCAAAACACACGGTGCTGACTTGGAGTATTTAATCACAAATTTTATGAGCATGGGCGAAGGAAAGCGGAGTAGAATGACAACGATCACAATCCCTATAAGAAATCATATACTTGATTTTCTTCGCTCCTCCTACTTTCATACAGAGATTGAACAGAATGTCCCAAATCAAAATGGTGGTATTCAGAtgcctcctcctcctcctcgtcCTCGTCCTCGTTCCTCCCTAGTTTGGCAAACTTATAAGAACATACGTGATCTGAAAAAATCAGGGATCCAGGTTAAGGTAAACAAGAGTGATGAATGGAAGTGGCATGACATCACTTTCACCTCAAGATGGTTTGGTGGAGAATTAACACTTCCTTTGTGGGTATTCAGCAATGTCACGCCTTACTTTTTTCGAAACTTGATTGCATACGAGATGTGTCCGGACTTTCGCAACAGCTTCGAATGTTGTTGTTACCTTTCTTTCATGGATTCCTTGATAGATAATGCTGAGGATGTGAAGGAGCTTAGATCAGCTGGTGTTATCCAAAATTTGGTTCAAAGTGATGAAGAAGTGGCCAAATTCTTTAATGATATTGGGAATGACTTTCCCgctaaaatgttcaatcaaatatACACAACTGATGCTATCCCCATTAGTAAGAAATATATCCAAGTGAGGCGTCAAATTCAACAACATTACTCCAGTAGATGGAGAACTTTTCTGGCTGAAACACGGAGTACTTATTTCAATTCTCCCTGGTCTCTGCTTGCCTTTCTGGCTGCACTTTCAGGATTAATTCTCGCTGTTCTTCAAACATGGTATACCATACATTCTCCTAAAAATTAGTTACCACATTTAAATAACAAGGGTCCGTGTATGCGTGTGTGTGACCCATGCTGATCATGGTTTGCATCTAAGAttcttaaacaaaaaaaaagtgtgTACCTCGAGTTGTTTTCTATTATTTGTATGTTTTGTAATGCATTATTTGATTACTTATGATTGTAATGGAAAAACATGTTTGCTAATTCAAGCTTGTATAGTATTGTTTGTTAAGGGTTAACTCATTTTGATTCcaaacatcaaaattcaaataatgACAGAATAGACTACTACATACATATCTCTCTTTAGTTAACTTTTTCAAACACCCTGTTGGGATTCTGATTTCTGAACTCATCAtccaaaattaagaaaatagaTTTAGATTCAGAGATTCTAGACACAACGTCAACATTTTGCCATTGAGTATGCTGAAGCAAAATAGAATTGAAGCATCCAAAGCCATGTTAGGCCACGTACAACTCAAAACTTTTAGACATCAAGTTGATGGACTCTTATCTTATAATCTCTCACTCCTTCTTATTTTCTTCGATATGCAACCAATTCTTTATCCTACTCAGTACTAACACTTGCTATTTAACAAATAGGGACTTAAATTAAAATAGTGGTGTTGTAATCTTTGTATTAAACAAGAGGTTGTAATTGTTTTTTCGTTTACATATAGAAAAAGCTTGTGTTATCGAACGAATTTTCATTGATCTTTAGAATGCACGGCATACCATGTTTGAATAAAACTGAGAACTAATGCTGTAAACGCAGCCAGAAAAGCAAGCAAAGACCATGGAGAATTGAAATAAGTACTGCGTGCTTCAGCCAACCAAGTCCTCCACTTGTTTGAGTAATGTCTTTCAATTTGAAACTTGACTTGAATATATTTCTTGCTGAAAGGGGCAGCATCGCTCCTCAGATGATTAAATATTTTGGTGGGCAATTCATGGCCAATATCATTAAGAAAATCCGCCAGTTCTTGATCGCTCTTAAGCAAATTTTGGATAACACCAGCTGATCTAAGCTCCTTCACATCCTCAGCATCATCAATCAAAGAATCCATGAAAGAAAAGAACTAACAACATTCGAAGCTGCTACAAAAGTCTGGACACATCTCATACGCAATCAAGTTTCGAAAGAAATAAGGCGTAACATCATTGTATACATAAACAGGAAGTCTCAATTTGCCGCTAAACCATCTTGACGTGAAAGACAAGTTATTCCATTTCCATTCAGAACTCCTTGCCTTCGCAACTCGAATCCCAGATTTTTTAAGATCACGGACATTCTTGTAAGTTTGCCAaggatgaggaagaagaggaagatgagcCATCAAATCACTTCCTATTTTCTCAGTCTCCATTTCAGTTTCACCAACAAAGTAAGATCGAACAAAACCCAGCAGATGATGAACTGATTCAGCTGTATATGCAAGTCTAATCATCACCGTACAGTTCCTCTTTACAGCACCCATTGTAACAAAATTGTAGAGTAAATGCTCTAAATCAGATCCTTTTTGTGTGCTGAGAAGCTTCAACAGCTTCATTGGAAGTTGGTTCTCTAGCAAGGTCATATCTCGCCAAATATGCATCCATTGATCAACCTTTAGATTCAGAGCTTCTGGATGCTCAATGTCAAAATTCTCCAAGCAAAAGTGATAAGAACATCCATCCTCGAACAACATCCATGTCAGTTCATTATTACAATAGTCTTCGAGCACATCCTTAGAGAAGAGCTCCTTTATTTCCTCTATGTTATTTTGTACAATTCCGAACAAATAATTTGCGGCGGTTTGTTTGTTACCGTTACAAGTAGGTAGTTTACTGTATTTTTCGATGTAGAGGGATGTCCATTGAAGTTTAAAGTGTTGTCCTTGTTGCTTCAGATTTTCGTTGCGGTGATGGATGGGACCAAATGATATCATCTTGGGTGTGCAGTACCTATAGAAGTGTGGATTTTGACGCAAAAATATAGGAACTCTTTGTATCTTGGGAGTTGAATTTTGATTATGTTCGAATCTTTGATTCACCAGTTCGGCAAGCCTTGCTGCATTTGCCTCCTCTGCGTTGTCTCTGGCCATCCTCCAATGACAAGGTTTTGCTTCAATCTGCAAAGTTTATATTTTCAAGGCAAAGAATTACACGGACTCACAATAAT from Arachis stenosperma cultivar V10309 chromosome 9, arast.V10309.gnm1.PFL2, whole genome shotgun sequence encodes the following:
- the LOC130951201 gene encoding uncharacterized protein LOC130951201 encodes the protein MAEDAKVAREAKLAQLLNQTFDHNNQIFSTPKIQRVPLFWRQKTSFYEYCIPKMISFGPIHHRNENLKQQGQHLKSQWASLYIEEYSKEVGPCNGNKQEAANYLYGVVGYNIGELKELFAEDVIEEYSDEELIWMLFEDGCSLLYYMDHVNAQHPEELNLKFDQLMYIGRDIPLLENQLPIKLLQLLSKTHGADLEYLITNFMSMGEGKRSRMTTITIPIRNHILDFLRSSYFHTEIEQNVPNQNGGIQMPPPPPRPRPRSSLVWQTYKNIRDLKKSGIQVKVNKSDEWKWHDITFTSRWFGGELTLPLWVFSNVTPYFFRNLIAYEMCPDFRNSFECCCYLSFMDSLIDNAEDVKELRSAGVIQNLVQSDEEVAKFFNDIGNDFPAKMFNQIYTTDAIPISKKYIQVRRQIQQHYSSRWRTFLAETRSTYFNSPWSLLAFLAALSGLILAVLQTWYTIHSPKN